The Brassica napus cultivar Da-Ae chromosome C7, Da-Ae, whole genome shotgun sequence genomic interval TACAAAATATGAAGCAAccaaattttattcaaataaaaaattgaacaagaATAAAGAGAATACCACATTTCATTCTTGCTCATGGTTCCAAGGACACAACTTCCTCACAGACATTGATCAACTCCTCAACGGTCCCATAATAAtgctcctcttcctcttcttctccctcACCAAGAAGATTTTACCTTTGGAGTTTCTCTTCCTCGTGCAGCTGTTTCCACTTGTTTATCCACATCTCCCATTCTTCTTCCATCACTCTCCTCTTCTCCATCTCTTGCCTGCTTAACAAATCCAAgacttctttgtcttcttcctcgTACCTCTCCACGTATGGCCGCAGATTTTTTTTCACCTCTTTTTCCTTTTGCTCCGACAACAAAGACGGTGGTCTTGGACGCAAAGCAAACTGAAAACCAAAACAGAGTGACTTGTTTCTCTTCCTTGCATTGCAAGCAATAATAGTTTTCTGAATTGTACCTGAAAGACAAGTTCCTTGAGTGTTCGGTAAAGCAGCTTCCCATACAAGGACCAAATGTAAAACCCATCCTCCATCACCGCTGATGCCACTACAGTTACAACgtacctgaaaaaaaaattaaaaacagagaaacagAGTTATATCTGAAGGAGTGATGTTAAGGTATACCTTCCAGTTGGATCCCAC includes:
- the LOC106363708 gene encoding eukaryotic translation initiation factor 3 subunit B, with protein sequence MRTPGRVLKLVTLKAKQANALFWSPTGKHMIIADGLNGKLEFYIVDMLMTMATVENFMAHIKWDPTGRYVVTVVASAVMEDGFYIWSLYGKLLYRTLKELVFQFALRPRPPSLLSEQKEKEVKKNLRPYVERYEEEDKEVLDLLSRQEMEKRRVMEEEWEMWINKWKQLHEEEKLQR